TCCGACAACAACAGTATGACTACACAAGAACATTCTTTCCTTAATGTTTTACAAGGCTTTGCAAATCAAGACGTTCAGTCATCATTATGATTTTGTTAATGTTTACTTACAACTTCATAGTTAAAATcattatcatatttatattatcATCGTCATTACCATTATCATCTATATAATTATCATGATCATTACCATCCACATTGTCACTACCTTCATTTTTAATTAATTCGTCCGGTAACGACGCAGCTTTGCGTCAttagtttactgtcggtaatctaGGTAACGATGCAATGCTGCGTCGTCTactaaaataattgccaaaaatcaggtttttatccgatttttttttGGACTGGCTTTAAAATGCGCGccaatgtcttcccattttctttgttgtacCTCGTGGCGCGGCACACACCgtaggcccattgttttcgctctactgttgtgaccagtgtcgcctcccctcgtgtctcaaacgtgtgaacatttcggctattttctgtggatatatttcttactgcggctttagacactatctacgcttactccacgatggatagtgatcatgaacaaggcccttccaggaagaaaattgcgaaagaaagtcgTGATAAGGAGAAGCTAAGTAGTGTGCAGGAGAAGTACAAGCGAGAGAGACTAACTCCCACCTTGTTTCAGGCTGTATTTGACGACTTGTCTGGGTCATCTAGTGAGGAAACTGATATCGGTACTGATACTGATGAAAGTAGTGAACATTTAGAAACAGAGACGGCCGATGAAGATTTGGGTAGTGATGAAAGTGAGGAGTCTGAGGTTGAGACTGCCACTCGTGCACGGCGCGGTACTGGAGCTCGTGCCAGAGCCAGACATACCACACGTACCCCAGTACCAACAGATTCTGATGAAGGGTGGTGTAGTGACAATACTGCACCCTTTGTGGACAATTTTACAGgtacaccaggcttgactgttccTGTACCTACCACTGTTCTTGGTTTTATTCAACTCTTTCTGACTCAAAAATTGTTGAAATATATTGCCTATGAAACTAATTTGTATGCTTCCCGAAGTAGGGCACGTACTGGGCAAAAGACAAAGAACAGATGGGAACCAGTGACAGTGAAAGAAATTGCCAGATATTTGGGGCTGACGATCTTGATGGGTATATGCCCGTTGCAAAGACTTAGAATGTATTGGCAAACAGGCAGATTCTGGTACTTACTTTGTTTCAACACCTTTATGACTGGTAAACGATTTGAAATGAGTGCTAGATATTttcatgtttataacaataagtcCATACCACAAGGCCAAGGAGTTGACAAACTTATCAAAGTTCGCTCACTTATGCAATATCTCCTAAATAGATTCAAAACAATATACATTCCCAATAAAAATTTGAGTTTGAATGAAGGGACAATGCCATGGCGTGGCCGTCTATCTTTCAAGACCTATAATCCCAATAAACCAGATAAATATGGAATAAAGCTCTGCATGCTAGCTGAAGCCAACAGTAGCTACATTTATGATTTTGAAATTTATTCTGGAGTTGGGAAAACGATTATGATTTCAATAATATTTTCTCCTAAATTATCTTATAATGACGGTATACAAGCTGATTAACTAAAATAAGTAAAATAATGCGTGTTGTATCGTTTATAAAACAGGTTCCTCTAACTAGACTAAAACACCGCCAAATTTTTCAATTTTAAAGAACATAACTCCTAATATTCTAGTATTTATAAATTAAATCTAAGTGTACTAGGGTATCTAATCCTAATTCATACCTCAGTTTTTTAAGCTTCACTACCTTAATTTTCAAATAAGTCTTTATATTTTATAACCCAATTTCACTTTTTATAAACATAAACTCttattttaattaatttattaacttCTACTAATATACTTTATTAAATTTTCAAGTATAACCGCGATTGCTGGCACAAGATTTTATCaaacttattataatttactaactcAAGATTTCTCCTATTGATAATATTAAATATTGCATATCTATATACTATACTTTAAGCAAATATATTTCACCAAAATTTACATATACTAAATAATTATAAAACAAAGCCTAAAGCAAAAATCAAACTTTATTAAACTTAATTCActaaaatataattaataataaatctACAACttaaaatgaatgaaaatattaatAGAAACCAAAAAGAGGTATTCCACTGTTAATGGAAAAATAGAAATTATTTCCTATAAAGGAAATTTATTGGTTAAGAAAAAGCTTCTAACTTATTTCTTGAGCGGTTTAATTCCGTTCAAATTTCATTATACG
This DNA window, taken from Procambarus clarkii isolate CNS0578487 chromosome 76, FALCON_Pclarkii_2.0, whole genome shotgun sequence, encodes the following:
- the LOC138357136 gene encoding piggyBac transposable element-derived protein 4-like; its protein translation is MDSDHEQGPSRKKIAKESRDKEKLSSVQEKYKRERLTPTLFQAVFDDLSGSSSEETDIGTDTDESSEHLETETADEDLGSDESEESEVETATRARRGTGARARARHTTRTPVPTDSDEGWCSDNTAPFVDNFTGTPGLTVPVPTTVLGFIQLFLTQKLLKYIAYETNLYASRSRARTGQKTKNRWEPVTVKEIARYLGLTILMGICPLQRLRMYWQTGRFWYLLCFNTFMTGKRFEMSARYFHVYNNKSIPQGQGVDKLIKVRSLMQYLLNRFKTIYIPNKNLSLNEGTMPWRGRLSFKTYNPNKPDKYGIKLCMLAEANSSYIYDFEIYSGVGKTIMISIIFSPKLSYNDGIQAD